From Streptomyces sp. NBC_00690, a single genomic window includes:
- the trpS gene encoding tryptophan--tRNA ligase yields the protein MTKRIFSGIKPTGHLTLGNYLGALRRWVEVDQHQSDALFSVVDLHALTVDHDPGRVRRLSRQAATLMLAAGLDPELCTVFVQSHVAEHTRLSYLLECTATDGELRRMIQYKEKGARARAAGESVRLSLLTYPVLMAADILAYGTDEVPVGEDQTQHVELSRDLAVRFNQRYGHTFTVPKATHPSVAARVMDLQDPLSKMGKSHAATAGIVYLLDDADMVRKKIMRAVTDSGREVEYDRERSPGIANLLEILASCCQGNPEALAGVYESYGALKRDTAEAVVELLRPVQERHAELAADGGHVDEVLKRGAERARAMARPRVDAAYAAMGLLPGA from the coding sequence GTGACCAAGCGAATCTTCAGCGGCATCAAGCCCACGGGGCACCTGACGCTGGGCAACTATCTCGGAGCGCTGCGCCGCTGGGTCGAAGTCGACCAGCACCAGTCGGACGCGCTGTTCAGCGTGGTCGATCTGCATGCGCTGACCGTGGACCACGACCCGGGACGCGTGCGCAGGCTCAGCCGACAGGCGGCGACGCTCATGCTGGCCGCCGGGCTCGACCCAGAACTGTGCACCGTGTTCGTCCAAAGTCACGTGGCGGAGCACACCCGGCTCTCCTATCTATTGGAGTGCACGGCGACCGACGGTGAGTTGCGGCGCATGATCCAGTACAAGGAGAAGGGGGCACGGGCTCGGGCCGCCGGGGAGAGTGTCCGGCTGTCCCTGCTGACCTATCCGGTGCTGATGGCGGCGGACATCCTCGCCTACGGGACCGATGAAGTGCCGGTCGGCGAGGACCAGACGCAGCACGTTGAGCTCAGCCGGGATCTAGCCGTGCGGTTCAACCAGCGGTACGGGCACACCTTCACGGTGCCGAAGGCCACCCATCCGTCCGTGGCCGCTCGGGTCATGGACCTTCAGGACCCGCTGTCGAAGATGGGGAAGTCCCACGCTGCAACGGCTGGCATCGTCTATCTGCTGGACGACGCGGACATGGTGCGCAAGAAGATCATGCGTGCGGTCACGGACAGCGGTCGCGAGGTCGAGTACGACCGCGAGCGAAGCCCCGGCATCGCAAATCTGCTGGAGATCCTCGCCTCCTGTTGCCAAGGGAACCCAGAAGCCTTGGCCGGTGTATATGAGTCGTACGGAGCGTTGAAGCGGGACACGGCCGAAGCCGTGGTGGAGCTGCTGAGGCCGGTGCAGGAGCGTCACGCGGAACTTGCGGCGGACGGGGGGCATGTCGATGAAGTGTTGAAGCGCGGTGCCGAGAGGGCCAGGGCCATGGCCCGCCCGAGAGTCGATGCCGCCTACGCGGCGATGGGACTGCTCCCCGGCGCCTGA